The DNA sequence GTGGCTGTTCTGGGTGGCGCCATTGGCTGGTGGTCTGATCGGTGGAGTGCTCTACCCGTTCGTGTTCGACAACAGCAGGTTGGCACTGGAAACTGCGCAGGACTGAGCCTGCGGCCGAACACGCTAGTCGTACCAGCGCCTAGCGTGTTCGGCGTGCGTCGACAGGTAGGCGCCGGGGCCGAAATGTGTGTCGTAGAAGTCCAGGTCGATGTTCTGCGCCTGCAGATACATCAGGGTGTGCACGGTGGGGACGGTGCCGGGAATCTTTCCGAAGGTGTCGTAGACGTAGGAGGCCTCGGTGGTGACAATCTCCTGGATCGCCTCGGCGGGTAGCGCGGCCGACCGCACCTTTTGTGAATTGGCCCATGCGCCCGGAGTATCGGGGTGGAAGGGGCCACCGGGGCCGTACTTGCGCTCGATGTACTTCTGAACCCCATCGGCCACTGTCGGCACGTGTGGGGGACTGAGGGTTTCGAAGAACCCGGGGAGGCCGGTGACATTCGGGAATGCCCACCGATCGTCGTTGTCCGAACGGAACCCGATACCGGGAGCGCGTGGGTCACCGGATCCGCCGAGCACCGATAGCCGGTCGAGACCGTCGAACATCCAGCCACCCAGCCCGAGTGCTTGGAGCAGGAGTACTCCATTGTGGGTCGCGGTGGCTAGCTCGGCACTGGCCTCGGTGAGTGTGTACTGCTCCACGAAGGACAGCGGAATGGGATCGTCGTAATTCCTTAAGCTGCTGAATTTTTCGGTTCCGGGGATACTCTGGTGGTTGATGTCGTCGTAGACCAGGTATCCGTTCGCGGCGAAGAAGGACAGGTTGGCGATCAGGTGCTCGGCCAGATCGGCCACCGGGAAGGCCAGCAGGCTGCCCGGGTGATTGCCGATCCAGATGTTGTGGCCCTCCATGTAGGGCTCTTCCCGGGGCAGTTCCAAACGTTGGTCCGAGATCCGCACATAGGAGTCGGCGGTGTGGGTGATCCAGTCTTCGATGGAGGCGAACTCCCGAGGGGGTTCATCGCGTGTCGGCAGCAGGTAGATGCCGGTGTCATCGGTGAAGAAGAGCTGGCTGGTGTGAAAACCCGCCGCGGACGGGAAGGTGCGTCCCGTCGCGCTACCGGAATAGTTCGGGAAGGCTGGAGAGTATCCGGGGTGGTAGGTGATGCCGTAGTGCCACCCGGTGACGCCCCCGACCACCGAAAGGATCAGTGCCCGTTCGACTTCTGATATCGGCCTGACAGGATGACCGCTGGTGTACGCGAGCGGACCGTCGGGGATGCGTCCGCCGAGGGGGAAACGCCGTGACCTGCGCCCGGTGATCGCTGCCAGCAGCGGAAAGGTGGTGACCTGCGCCAGGGCTTCGCGTTCGCGGTCGGATATCTGCAGCGTCATGGATCAAGCCGACCACCGAGCGGTTGCGGGGTCAACCTTTTGGCTTGTCTCCTTTCAAAATATGGCACGAAGGGGGGCTTGCGGCAAGGCCCCCAACGTGGCGCACAATCCTGCGACCACGAATGTCGACTGATGGGGAGCTGGTATGACGATGCCGAACTTTTTCGAGGCGCACGAGTCGGGGGCGTACTTCCATGGCACCAAGGCCAACCTCCAGGTGGGTGATCTGCTGACACCCGGGCATCTGTCGAACTACGAGGAGGGCCGCATCATGAACCACGTCTACGTGACGAAGACACTGATTGGTGCGGGGTTAGCGGCCATGATGGCTAAAGGCGAGGGCAGGGGCCATGTCTACATCGTGGAGCCGGAGGGCTCCCTGGAAGACGACCCGAACGTGACCGACAAGAAGTTCCCCGGGAATCCGACCCACTCGTACCGCACCCGGGAACCCGTGCGCATCGTTGGTGAGGTCGTGGACTGGGTAGGACCCCCGCCCGAATTCATGGAAACCTTCCGGGCGGGGCTGGTCGATCTCCAGCGCAAAGGAAACGCGATCATCTATGACTAGGCACGACTAAACATGACTAGACGCGGCTATGCGGTGCGCCGCACCTTGAGTGCCTCGGTGATCATCGGGATCTGCAATGGCAGCCGGGCGATCGCGCCTAGCTTCAGTGGTAGCGGCTTGTTCCACCACAGTCGCACCATGTTGATATTGGCAGGGAAGACGGCGATGAATAGCAGCGCCGCGATCGTGCCACCGAGCTTGCGGGTCTTCGGAGCGAGCAGAAGCGCGCCGGTTCCGAGCTCGGCAACACCCGAGGCATACGTGTAGAAACGGGCCTCACCAGGCAGTTCAGCCGGGACGATGGCGTCGAAGGGTTTGGGCGCGACGAAATGCACGACGCCGACACCGAGGAGCACGGCGGCGAGCCGGTAGGCGGGAAGTCGTGACGGATCGGTGGTGGTGAGGCTGTTGCTCATGGGTCCGATCGTATGACCTATGTGCAGATGGCGGTACGAACGTACCTCCCCAGGCGATACGGTCGAGCCGCTGACTGACGTCTACAGTCCGGCAGCACTCTCCAGGCCGGGGAGCAGCTGACGCGGTGTGCCCAGGAGCAGTGCACTGCCGTGGGCGCGCTTGAAGTACAGGTGGGCGTCGTGTTCCCACGTGATGGCGATCCCCCCGTGCAACTGGATCGATTCGCCGGACACGATCGAAAGTGCCTCGCTGGCTTTGATTCTCGCCACGGTCGCGGCCTCGGTAGTGAGATCTCCGATGGCCTGGTAAACGGTCGCGCGCGCCGACTCCACCAGCACGTATAGGTCGGCCATCCGGTGTTTGAGAGCCTGGAAGCTGCCGATCGCGCGCCCGAACTGAACTCGCGTCTTGGTGTACTCGACGGTGAGTTCCAGGGCGCGCGCCGCTGCGCCCACCTGCTCGGCCGCCAGCAGCAGCCCGGCCTTGTCGATCAATCCCGGGGCACTGCCGATCGGTTCGCTTCCGCTGATCGCGACCGCCGCCAGTCGGCGGGTGGGATCCATGGTGGACAACGGCGTGGCGGTGACGTTCTCCGCTCGGCGTACTTCGTCGCCCTCCAGGGTGAGTACCACGTCCGCGTGAGCTCCATTGACGACGTATCCGGGGTCGAAGGCCACCGCGCCGATCGATTCACCGGAGGCCAACGATTCCAGCAGCGCACCTTCGTACCCGGCGTCCAGGAGGGCGAGCTGCGCCCACAGGGTGCCCATCAGTGGGCTCGGCACCAGCCCACGGCCGAGCTCCTCCACCACCACGGCCGCGTCCGCGAGCTCGCCACCGGCACCGCCCAATTCCTCCGGAACCAACAATGCGGCGGCACCTACCTGTTCGCACAGAACGGTCCACAGTTTCTCGTCGTAGCCGCGTTCGGATTCCATCGCGGCGCGGACGGCTGCGGAATCAGCCCGTTTGGTGACCAGAGAACGGACGGTGTCGCGCAGCAGCTGCCGTTCAGCGTTGGCGGAACGGCTCACAGTGCCTCCAAAACTCGTGCGCGGTGCCACTCGGACGTGCCCCATGCCGAGGTCAGGGCCCGTACCTTGAGGATCCACAGTGACAGGTCGTATTCGGCGGTGAAGCCGATGGCGCCGTGAGTCTGCAGCGAGGATCGCGCGGCGAGGTAAGCGGCCTTGCCAGCAGCGACCTTCGCGGCACTCACATCACGTGCGGCAGTGGGAGAGTCCTCGGCCAGGGATAGTGCCGCGCCGTATACGAGCGGGCGGGCCAGCTCCAGCGCGATGTGGACATCGGCCAGCTTGTGCTTGACGGCCTGATAGGAGCCGATGGGCCGCCCGAACTGGGACCGCTGCTTGGCGTACTCCACCGCGCGGTCCAGGAGTGCCTGCCCAAGACCGACAAGCTGTGCCGAAATCGCAAGCACTCCAAAGTTAATGGCGCGGCTGGTGTCGAGGGAGACGCCGCCTCCCGTCGGTGCTACATCGAACACCCGGCGAGCGGCGTCGATCGATTCGTGCTGTGTGCCGGCCTGTGCCTCGCGGAACCCGATGTCGTCGGCGATGAGCACCAGCCCGGCGACATCCGCGTCGAGTGCACGTGGCGTGATGGGAGGCGCGGCCACGGTGACGATGAGTTCTCCGGAGGCCAGTTGTGAGGAACGCGCATCCTCGGCGAGCAGGGCCGGTGCCACCGCGAGGGACTCGACGACCGGTCCGGGCACCGCCCACTTGCCTAAACCTTCCAGTGCGACAACAAGATCGACGGGATGCGCCCCGATGCCGTCGTACTTTTCGGAGACCGCGAGGGCGGTGACACCGAGATCGGACAATGTCGACCACACCGCGAGCCCGGGTTCATGGTTGCCGGTTGCCCACGCGCGAGCCGCAGCGGGAACATCGGCGGCCCCCAGGGCCGCGTCGATGCTCGCCGCGAAATCTCGCTGCTGCGTGTCCAGATCGAACCTCACTTGGCACCTCCCGTGCGAGCACTCTCTTTCGGCAGGCCAAGAATGCGCTCGGCGATGATGTTCCGCTGAATCTCGTTGGTACCTGCGTAGATCGGGCCGCCGAGGGAGAACAGGTACCCATCTGTCCATGGCCCGGTGAGCTCGCCGTCGGCGCCGCGCAGGTCGATCGCCGTCTCGTGCAGGGCCACGTCCAGCTCGGACCAGAACACCTTGGTGATCGAGGATTCGGCACCGAGCTCGCCGCCGCCGGACAGTCGGGTGACGGTGCCGAAAGTATGCAACCGGTACGCCTGTGCGGCGATCCAGGCGTCGGCGACACGCTCGGATGCGAACCTGTTCTCCGGAACGGATTTCCACAGATCTACCAACCGATCTGCGGTGGCCAGGAAGCGGCCGGGGCTGCGCAGCGACATGCCGCGCTCATTGCTCGACGTGCTCATGGCCACCCGCCAGCCGTCATGTACCGCACCGATGACGTCCTCGTCGGGGACGAATACGTCGTCCAGAAAGATCTCGGCGAAACCGGGGTCCCCGTCGAGCTGGGGGATGGGGCGGACAGTGATGCCCTCGGCCTTGAGATCCAACATGAAGTACGTCAACCCCTGGTGGCGCTGCGATTCCGGGTCGGAGCGCCAGAGCCCGAATGCCCTGTCCGCGAATGGCGCTCGCGAGCTCCAGATCTTCTGCCCGGACAAGCGCCAGCCCCCGTCCACCTTGCGGGCGGGGGAGCGCAGCGATGCCAGATCGCTTCCCGACTCCGGCTCCGACCAGGCTTGCGCCCAGATCTCCTCGCCGTTGGCCATTTTCGGGAGAATGCGATCCAGCTGGTCCTTGCTGCCATGTGCGAACAGCGTGGGCCCCAGCAGGAACATGCCGTTCTGGCTGATGCGCGCGGGGGCTCCCGCCTTGAAGTACTCCTCTTCGAAGATCACCCACTGCAGCAGGGTGACGTCGCGGCCGCCGTACTCCTGGGGCCAGGACACCGCGGAGAACCCCGCGTCGTACAGGGTCCGCTCCCACTGTCGGTGCAGCACAGCGCCTTCGGGCGAGTCGTAGGAGGGTAACGGTGGATTCGGGGTGTTGGCGGCGAGGAACTCGCGCACCTCCGCCCGGAAGGCCTCGGTCTCGTCGTCGAGAAGTAGGTCCACTAGCTGCTCTCCTGTTGGTGCATGGCGCGCAGCGTGGGTTTGACCACCTTGCCGCCCAGATTGCGGGGAAGTTCGTCGAGAAACCCGACGAACCGCGGTTTCTTGAAGTTCGCCACATGCATCGCGCTGTAGTCGATGACGGC is a window from the Mycobacteroides salmoniphilum genome containing:
- the arr gene encoding NAD(+)--rifampin ADP-ribosyltransferase codes for the protein MTMPNFFEAHESGAYFHGTKANLQVGDLLTPGHLSNYEEGRIMNHVYVTKTLIGAGLAAMMAKGEGRGHVYIVEPEGSLEDDPNVTDKKFPGNPTHSYRTREPVRIVGEVVDWVGPPPEFMETFRAGLVDLQRKGNAIIYD
- a CDS encoding acyl-CoA dehydrogenase family protein, whose translation is MSRSANAERQLLRDTVRSLVTKRADSAAVRAAMESERGYDEKLWTVLCEQVGAAALLVPEELGGAGGELADAAVVVEELGRGLVPSPLMGTLWAQLALLDAGYEGALLESLASGESIGAVAFDPGYVVNGAHADVVLTLEGDEVRRAENVTATPLSTMDPTRRLAAVAISGSEPIGSAPGLIDKAGLLLAAEQVGAAARALELTVEYTKTRVQFGRAIGSFQALKHRMADLYVLVESARATVYQAIGDLTTEAATVARIKASEALSIVSGESIQLHGGIAITWEHDAHLYFKRAHGSALLLGTPRQLLPGLESAAGL
- a CDS encoding acyl-CoA dehydrogenase gives rise to the protein MRFDLDTQQRDFAASIDAALGAADVPAAARAWATGNHEPGLAVWSTLSDLGVTALAVSEKYDGIGAHPVDLVVALEGLGKWAVPGPVVESLAVAPALLAEDARSSQLASGELIVTVAAPPITPRALDADVAGLVLIADDIGFREAQAGTQHESIDAARRVFDVAPTGGGVSLDTSRAINFGVLAISAQLVGLGQALLDRAVEYAKQRSQFGRPIGSYQAVKHKLADVHIALELARPLVYGAALSLAEDSPTAARDVSAAKVAAGKAAYLAARSSLQTHGAIGFTAEYDLSLWILKVRALTSAWGTSEWHRARVLEAL
- a CDS encoding acyl-CoA dehydrogenase family protein, whose translation is MDLLLDDETEAFRAEVREFLAANTPNPPLPSYDSPEGAVLHRQWERTLYDAGFSAVSWPQEYGGRDVTLLQWVIFEEEYFKAGAPARISQNGMFLLGPTLFAHGSKDQLDRILPKMANGEEIWAQAWSEPESGSDLASLRSPARKVDGGWRLSGQKIWSSRAPFADRAFGLWRSDPESQRHQGLTYFMLDLKAEGITVRPIPQLDGDPGFAEIFLDDVFVPDEDVIGAVHDGWRVAMSTSSNERGMSLRSPGRFLATADRLVDLWKSVPENRFASERVADAWIAAQAYRLHTFGTVTRLSGGGELGAESSITKVFWSELDVALHETAIDLRGADGELTGPWTDGYLFSLGGPIYAGTNEIQRNIIAERILGLPKESARTGGAK